A window of Castanea sativa cultivar Marrone di Chiusa Pesio chromosome 1, ASM4071231v1 contains these coding sequences:
- the LOC142618639 gene encoding uncharacterized protein LOC142618639: MSYQRAPQEPYPPPGYGYPYPPPPPQGYPSAPPYEGYPPPPTPPANPPPGYPGYPPPQPPTYEGYQGYFAQGYQHPPPPPQQYQQYHCEHHHYDDQPGCFSFLRGCLAALCCCCLLEECCFFL; the protein is encoded by the exons ATGAGTTACCAGAGAGCTCCACAAGAACCGTATCCTCCCCCAG GGTACGGATATCCATATCCTCCACCACCGCCACAGGGATACCCATCAGCGCCACCGTACGAAGGgtacccaccaccaccaacaccaccaGCGAACCCACCGCCAGGATATCCAGGGTACCCACCTCCGCAGCCTCCGACGTACGAGGGGTACCAAGGGTATTTCGCCCAAGGGTACCAGCATCCACCGCCGCCGCCACAGCAATATCAACAGTACCACTGTGAGCATCACCACTACGATGATCAGCCCGGCTGTTTCTCTTTTTTACGTGGCTG TTTGGCTGCGCTTTGCTGCTGTTGTCTATTGGAGGAGTGCTGCTTTTTTCTTTGA
- the LOC142631583 gene encoding uncharacterized protein LOC142631583 → MGADELAKQPSSEARPTDIDRKIEVQKRPNIKEVPTLAIQSESSEMTSIMSFFQDERLPQDNEEARKVRKRMARFTILNDTLYKRGFSMPYLKCVNEKEAKYFLTEIHKEICKNHAGLRSLISKVI, encoded by the coding sequence ATGGGGGCAGATGAGCTAGCGAAACAGCCGTCGTCAGAAGCAAGACCAACCGATATAGACCGAAAGATTGAAGTCCAGAAACGTCCCAACATCAAAGAAGTCCCCACCCTCGCAATCCAGAGTGAAAGCAGCGAGATGACCTCGATCATGTCCTTCTTTCAAGACGAACGGCTTCCACAGGACAACGAAGAGGCTAGGAAGGTTAGGAAGAGGATGGCAAGGTTCACGATCCTAAATGACACCTTGTATAAAAGAGGCTTCTCCATGCCTTACCTGAAGTGCGTCAACGAGAAGGAAGCTAAGTATTTCCTAACAGAGATCCACAAAGAAATTTGCAAAAACCATGCAGGCTTGAGGTCCCTAATCAGCAAAGTTATCTAA
- the LOC142641596 gene encoding GEM-like protein 5 — protein sequence MNNNNNTTTESRPLYPTLSTVPETNPFYEEESSAPSPKKQDTTQPHELDPSSFSSPKKQDAQPHELAPSSSSPQPRDHENAEKWGTHVMGQPAIPTCHPDNKKAALWGAGDEAHNLHHPYLKFDPIEKSSNSPMESILHKFNSWSHKAETMAHNIWHNLRTNSSVHEAAWGKMNLTAKAITGGGFEAIYKQIFTTYPNEKLKKSFASYLSTSTGPVAGTLYLSNIHVAFCSDRPLSFTAPSGQETWSYYKVMVPLGKIGTVNPVTMKDNPSEKYIQIVTVDGHDFWFMGFVNYDKAIKNLSEGISNFVVSGIAVKPVDE from the exons atgaacaacaacaacaacaccaccaccgAATCACGACCTCTATACCCCACCTTATCCACAGTACCTGAAACAAATCCTTTTTACGAAGAAGAATCATCAGCCCCATCTCCAAAAAAGCAAGATACGACACAGCCTCATGAATTAGATCCATCATCATTCTCATCTCCAAAAAAACAAGATGCACAGCCTCATGAATTAGCTCCATCATCCTCATCTCCACAACCGCGTGATCATGAAAATGCAGAGAAATGGGGTACTCATGTCATGGGGCAACCTGCTATTCCCACATGTCATCCAGACAACAAGAAAGCAGCTTTATGGGGTGCTGGTGATGAAGCTCACAACCTCCATCACCCTTACCTCAAGTTCGATCCCATTGAGAAGTCAAGCAACAGTCCAATGGAATCCATTCTCCATAAGTTCAACTCTTGGAGCCACAAGGCTGAAACCATGGCCCACAACATCTGGCACAACC TTAGAACCAACTCATCTGTACATGAGGCTGCGTGGGGAAAGATGAACCTTACTGCTAAAGCAATCACAGGAGGTGGGTTTGAAGCCATCTACAAGCAGATATTCACTACCTATCCAAATGAGAAGCTGAAGAAGTCGTTTGCCTCTTATCTTTCAACCTCAACTGGACCAGTTGCTGGAACTCTGTATCtttccaatattcatgttgctTTCTGCAGTGACCGACCCTTGTCATTCACTGCACCATCTGGCCAGGAAACATGGAGCTACTACAAg GTTATGGTACCTTTGGGCAAGATTGGCACCGTCAACCCCGTAACCATGAAGGATAATCCATCCGAAAAGTACATCCAGATTGTTACAGTTGATGGgcatgatttttggtttatggGTTTCGTTAATTATGATAAAGCAATTAAGAATCTCTCAGAAGGTATCTCCAATTTTGTAGTATCTGGGATAGCAGTAAAACCAGTGGATGAATGA